A genomic stretch from Apteryx mantelli isolate bAptMan1 chromosome 28, bAptMan1.hap1, whole genome shotgun sequence includes:
- the VAT1 gene encoding synaptic vesicle membrane protein VAT-1 homolog — protein MSAPPAPAEPAPASAPAVAPAEPAPVPAPAPEPPAGGGDAAAAEHRALVLTGFGGYEKVKVQARRGGDPRPGEVSVRVRACGLNFADLLARQGLYERQPPPPYCPGMECAGTVRALGDGVRGRQVGDRVMVLARSGLWQEVVNVPANQTWLMPEGMSFEEGAAFPVNYITAYMILFDFGNLRPNQSVLIHMAAGGVGTAAVQLCKTVENVTIFGTASASKHDALRESGVAHPIDYRTIDYVEEVRKISPKGVDIVMDPLGGSDTSKAFHLLKPMGKLITYGVSNLITGQKKNLMAMAKTWWNQFSINALQLLHHNKAVCGYDLGNMDEEYELLGGVITKLINLYSQGKIKPKIDSVWPFEQVADAMRQMQEKKNVGKVILVPEVPKEESKKEEN, from the exons ATgtccgccccgccggcccccgccgagccggccccggcctcggcccccgcCGTGGCCCCCGCCGagccggccccggtcccggcccccgcccccgagccgccggcgggcggcggggacgcggcggcggccgAGCACCGCGCGCTGGTGCTAACGGGCTTCGGCGGCTACGAGAAGGTGAAGGtgcaggcgcggcgcggcggcgacccGCGGCCCGGCGAGGTCTCGGTGCGCGTCCGCGCCTGCGGCCTCAACTTCGCCGACCTGCTGGCGCGGCAGGGGCTGTACgagcggcagccgccgccgccctaCTGCCCCGGTATGGAGTGCGCCGGCACCGTGCGCGCCCTGGGCGACGGCGTCCGCGGCCGGCAG GTTGGTGATAGGGTGATGGTACTGGCTAGATCAGGACTCTGGCAAGAAGTCGTGAATGTGCCGGCCAATCAGACCTGGTTGATGCCTGAGGGAATGAGCTTCGAGGAAGGAGCTGCTTTTCCTGTCAACTACATTACTGCCTACATGATCCTCTTTGACTTTGGAAACCTGAGACCCAACCAGAGTGTCCTCATCCACATGGCTGCAG GTGGTGTGGGAACTGCTGCTGTTCAGCTGTGCAAGACAGTAGAAAACGTCACCATCTTTGGCACAGCATCTGCCTCCAAACATGATGCACTCAGGGAGAGTGGCGTTGCTCACCCGATTGACTACAGAACGATAGATTATGTAGAAGAGGTCCGGAAAATCTCTCCCAAAG GTGTTGACATTGTCATGGACCCCCTGGGAGGATCTGATACATCCAAAGCATTTCACCTCTTGAAGCCAATGGGCAAACTCATAACTTATG GAGTATCAAACCTAATCACTGGGCAGAAGAAGAACCTCATGGCTATGGCTAAAACCTGGTGGAACCAGTTCAGCATCAATGCCTTGCAGCTCCTACACCATAACAAGGCTGTGTGTGGCTACGACCTTGGAAACATGGATGAAGAGTATGAGCTTCTTGGAGGTGTTATAACCAAGCTGATTAATCTGTACAGCCAAGGCAAGATCAAGCCCAAGATAGACTCTGTATGGCCCTTTGAACAG GTGGCAGATGCCATGAGGCAGATGCAAGAGAAGAAGAATGTTGGGAAGGTCATCCTAGTTCCTGAAGTACCGAAGGAAGAATCTAAGAAAGAAGAGAACTAA
- the LOC136994334 gene encoding uncharacterized protein → MAGRTVRVSGLPADLPPDRVADKLTIHFLRARHSGGEIADVRVLPGAPACALVTFEEAAVAQRVLEAQEHVLSVGGKRYPLEVTAHAPELSPDEIFIHVYMIVDYGKLPAGKTLLRTLHKGYSSVQINFDSKDTHCIVKGPFTELQAFSRDLLCSLNIKSQPVGEILLPGSSHEAQGTKIHDQQQVPVSVESAPKTVKLAHWDQACEKAAEVPSHRVPVDGEAMEQLEDFSLVMDSDIYLYMQRFCAHEYHRVLHQHHVDVVDVSSDGIVILYLQPSAGVSGDMDALGQARLALQQLYQQLEVSLRKEKIDKRGLDADNQTQRTPLSRELQKLYPQLLCHEDERQLYLIGNLVDVSQARQYLRDFSTRRKAAHTVSKLSSSLPSHPVTSHTTEAALHKPKSPMDASPSRLSPGRLELKGEPKLAANFSTPKASRSQASPGILLNQDSPLVGQAQLSGKHLSETDALSPSDPTALNQQVQPCVTATNVGSGSAGGSQQKDPKEWARVKGGAVLTRPKTLSPFESNENSILQHSGDSKGSTLIKHRPLTSLSGTFQSLNLFDTTRTSSTLDAKPSESKTSLRRSNSFSLPKSKESNKPQDTARAISGGSRVSEDMSLDSLQWSYLKNVCCSAIDELCRDGGVQISEHRAGDCTVLTLQAEDRNKLCKAKWKVEKLVQKCPDLVCQSMSYSELAIDGPDDNALSELCSLLQGSSLKVGLSKDKYKLYLACPKEMLSGVTEAFQVFSSRRLCALKASSVSPGPARALSAEPPSAIQPSRSQDAMLGAALPESLESLHMGLQHLDINDKAAHSVELRAFQLQGPEEMKAPSPWQFQQALGQEETNDYADPGAVQGGSSRLSPTGVDNQSPAGLRESQELLKTKLSTGEPDIARLKQVLPDRFQFARHKSRGGRKEERGHLRSPVPAADGAPHSLPTWLYRTSTPELHQATAEQSPAAEPRGQERALLPLGRTNAEEEPDLSSLQTRGPSPGQETCKTPLNRCDACQDSCVTCQAPCGHALCRTCFAADSTQPACCRSTSVAPGCKLSGTFRLSSLSQSLPGYYRDLTLQVVYNIPDGVQGVGDPCPGHPYRGGTFHAYLPDNREGQKTAVLLKKAFEHGLTFQIKSFNGEGRVTWGHIPHKTSWDGGKARNGYPDAQYLHEVCTVLKKLGIA, encoded by the exons ATGGCGGGCCGCACGGTGCGCGTGAGCGGCCTCCCCGCCGACCTGCCGCCCGACCGGGTGGCCGACAAGCTCACCATCCACTTCCTGCGCGCCCGCCACAGCGGCGGGGAGATCGCCGATGTCCGGGTgctgcccggcgccccggccTGCGCCCTCGTCACCTTCGAAGAGGCTGCAG TGGCCCAGCGGGTGCTGGAGGCCCAGGAGCACGTGCTGTCCGTCGGAGGGAAGCGCTATCCCCTGGAGGTGACCGCGCACGCCCCGGAGCTGAGCCCCGACGAG ATCTTCATACATGTTTACATGATAGTCGACTATGGGAAGCTTCCTGCTGGCAAAACCCTTCTGAGGACCTTGCATAAAGGCTACAGCAGTGTGCAGATCAACTTTGACTCCAAGGACACACACTGCATAGTCAAGGGACCATTCACTGAGCTGCAGGCCTTCAGCAGAGATCTGCTGTGCAGCCTGAACATCAAGAGCCAACCAGTTGGAGAGATTCTCCTGCCAGGATCCAGCCATGAGGCCCAAGGCACCAAGATCCATGATCAGCAGCAAGTGCCCGTCTCTGTTGAATCAGCACCAAAGACAGTGAAACTGGCACACTGGGACCAGGCGTGTGAAAAGGCAGCTGAGGTCCCATCACATCGGGTTCCAGTGGATGGGGAAGCCATGGAGCAGCTGGAGGACTTTTCCCTAGTGATGGACTCAGATATTTACTTGTACATGCAGAGGTTCTGTGCTCACGAGTACCATCGTGTGCTACACCAGCATCATGTGGATGTGGTGGACGTTAGCAGCGATGGCATTGTCATACTGTACCTCCAACCGTCTGCAGGTGTGTCTGGGGACATGGATGCCTTGGGACAGGCCCGCCTGGCCCTGCAGCAGCTCTACCAGCAGTTGGAAGTGAGCCTGCGCAAGGAGAAGATTGACAAGAGAGGATTGGATGCGGATAACCAGACACAGAGGACTCCTCTGTCACGTGAGCTGCAGAAACTGTATCCCCAGCTGCTCTGCCATGAGGATGAGAGGCAGCTTTATCTTATTGGAAACCTGGTTGATGTTTCCCAGGCCAGGCAGTATCTTCGAGATTTCAGCACCAGAAGAAAGGCTGCGCACACAgtcagcaagctcagcagctccttgCCGTCACACCCGGTGACCTCCCACACCACAGAGGCTGCACTGCACAAGCCCAAAAGCCCCATGGATGCCTCACCCTCAAGGCTGAGCCCAGGAAGGTTGGAGCTGAAAGGCGAGCCCAAGCTCGCTGCCAACTTCAGCACTCCGAAAGCTAGCAGGTCTCAGGCCAGCCCAGGGATTTTGCTGAATCAGGACTCTCCACTGGTGGGACAAGCACAGCTTTCTGGAAAGCACTTATCAGAGACAGATGCCCTCAGTCCAAGTGACCCAACAGCACTGAACCAGCAGGTGCAGCCTTGTGTCACTGCAACAAATGTGGGCTCCGGGTCAGCAGGAGGGTCTCAGCAGAAGGACCCCAAAGAATGGGCCCGTGTGAAAGGAGGGGCTGTGCTTACAAGACCCAAGACCCTGTCTCCCTTTGAGAGCAACGAAAACAGTATTTTGCAGCATTCTGGAGACTCTAAAGGCTCAACTCTCATCAAGCACCGACCCCTCACTAGCCTGTCTGGTACCTTTCAGTCCCTGAATCTCTTTGACACAACAAGGACCTCTTCCACTTTGGATGCTAAACCCTCTGAATCTAAGACCTCGCTGCGACGCTCCAATAGCTTCTCCCTGCCAAAGTCAAAGGAAAGCAACAAGCCTCAAGACACTGCCAGGGCCATCAGTGGAGGCAGTAGGGTGAGTGAAGACATGAGTCTGGACTCTCTGCAGTGGTCTTACCTGAAAAACGTTTGCTGCTCTGCTATTGATGAActgtgcagggatggaggtgtgCAGATCTCAGAGCATCGTGCTGGGGACTGCACTGTGCTGACATTGCAGGCAGAGGACAGGAACAAGCTTTGCAAGGCTAAATGGAAGGTGGAAAAGCTTGTGCAAAAGTGTCCTGACCTCGTGTGTCAAAGTATGAGTTACTCAGAGCTTGCTATAGATGGGCCAGATGACAATGCCCTGAGTGAACTGTGCAGCCTCTTGCAAGGAAGTTCCCTCAAGGTTGGACTAAGCAAAGACAAATACAAGCTATATCTTGCCTGCCCCAAGGAGATGCTATCAGGAGTGACTGAGGCCTTCCAGGTGTTTTCTTCCAGGAGACTGTGTGCCCTGAAGGCTTCCTCCGTGTCTCCAGGACCAGCAAGAGCTCTGAGTGCAGAGCCGCCAAGTGCCATCCAGCCAAGCAGAAGCCAGGATGCCATGCTGGGTGCAGCCCTTCCTGAAAGCCTGGAGTCCCTACATATGGGCCTGCAGCACCTGGACATTAATGATAAAGCAGCCCACTCAGTTGAGCTCAGGGCTTTCCAGCTGCAAGGGCCTGAGGAAATGAAAGCTCCCAGCCCTTGGCAGTTCCAGCAAGCATTGGGACAGGAGGAGACCAATGACTATGCAGATcctggggctgtgcagggaggAAGCAGCCGTCTCAGCCCTACTGGAGTGGATAACCAAAGTCCTGCTGGCCTGAGGGAGTCCCAAGAACTGCTGAAGACAAAGCTGTCTACAGGGGAACCTGACATTGCACGGCTAAAGCAGGTTTTGCCAGACAGATTCCAGTTTGCAAGACACAAGAGCAGAGGAGGCCGCAAGGAAGAGAGGGGACATCTGCGGTCACCAGTTCCTGCAGCAGATGGTGCTCCTCACTCCTTGCCCACCTGGCTCTACAGGACTTCCACCCCTGAGCTGCACCAGGCTACAGCAGAGCAGtcacctgcagcagagcccagaggCCAGGAAAGGGCCCTACTCCCCCTTGGCAGGACCAATGCGGAGGAGGAGCCTGACCTCTCATCACTGCAGACCAGAGGTCCCAGCCCTGGACAGGAAACCTGCAAGACCCCTCTGAATCGGTGTGATGCCTGCCAGGACTCGTGTGTGACATGTCAGGCACCCTGTGGCCATGCCTTGTGCAGGACATGTTTTGCAGCAGACAGTACCCAGCCGGCTTGCTGCCGCTCCACCTCTGTTGCCCCAGGCTGCAAGCTCTCGGGGACATTCAGGCTCTCCTCCCTGTCGCAGAGTCTGCCTGGTTACTATCGAGACCTAACACTTCAGGTTGTTTACAACATCCCTGATGGTGTGCAAGGG GTTGGCGACCCCTGCCCAGGACACCCTTACAGAGGGGGAACTTTCCATGCCTACCTGCCTGACAACAGGGAAGGGCAGaagacagcagtgctgctgaagAAAGCATTTGAGCATGGGCTAACCTTCCAGATCAAGTCCTTCAATGGAGAGGGAAGAGTGACATGGGGCCATATCCCACACAAAACCTCCTGGGATGGAGGCAAGGCCAG GAACGGCTATCCAGATGCCCAGTATCTCCATGAGGTTTGCACAGTCCTGAAGAAATTGGGCATCGCCTAA
- the IFI35 gene encoding interferon-induced 35 kDa protein, translating into MDLKEESFIQLSVPAEAENSLLEMTPERVRQEIERYKELCSALEQDCVELQTAKEAAEQRTRELWKEGEYFHKHLEQQMSVSRVCVASCQETIHLAKEERSRLRQEKQMLEKRLEQVKRRGLAEDLATLLPSLPERKMVFKGQVTDKEDVSTLTLTPLIHYPLPGGSALITFEKPEVAQRIMELKEHVVELSHGEELDKCRVQVRAEPVELLLPSALEISLSRSCRRILVSGLPSLGIPEETLLDKLELFFSKTKNGGGEVETLEFLDDTSQVMLSFVQDGVAEQLIARGCVQFPIRKAKYEIKISPYVSGDITSLQLRPSRCARTVLLSGIPDVLDEELTRDALEIHFQKSSRGGGEVDALSYVPEGRQAVAVFREDVG; encoded by the exons ATGGACCTGAAGGAG GAGTCCTTCATCCAGCTGTCCGTGCCTGCGGAAGCAGAGAACAGCCTCCTGGAGATGACCCCGGAGCGAGTCCGGCAGGAGATCGAGCGTTACAAG GAGCTTTGCAGTGCTCTGGAGCAAGACTGCGTGGAGCTACAAACAGCCAaggaagctgcagagcagaggacaCGGGAGCTGTGGAAAGAGGGAGAATACTTTCATAAGCATCTTGAGCAACAAATGTCTGTGAGCAGGGTCTGTGTGGCATCCTGCCAG GAGACCATTCATTTAGCAAAGGAGGAGAGGAGCAGACTGAGGCAGGAGAAGCAGATGCTGGAAAAGAGACTGGAACAAGTGAAGAGGAGGGGCCTCGCGGAGGATTTGGCGACA ctgctgccttccctgccAGAGAGGAAAATGGTGTTTAAGGGCCAGGTGACGGACAAGGAGGACGTGAGCACGCTGACGCTGACACCGCTGATCCACTACCCGCTGCCGGGTGGCTCAGCCCTCATTACCTTCGAGAAGCCAGAGG TGGCCCAGAGGATCATGGAGCTGAAGGAGCACGTCGTGGAGCTGAGCCACGGGGAGGAGCTGGACAAGTGCCGAGTGCAGGTGCGGGCAGAGccagtggagctgctgctgccctcGGCCCTGGAG ATCAGCCTGAGCCGGAGCTGCCGGCGGATCCTGGTGTCTGGCCTGCCCAGCCTGGGCATCCCCGAGGAGACGCTGCTGGACAAGCTGGAGCTCTTCTTCAGCAAGACGAAGAATGGAGGTGGTGAGGTGGAGACCTTGGAGTTCCTGGATGACACCAGCCAGGTGATGCTGAGCTTCGTGCAGGATGGAG TGGCGGAGCAGCTAATAGCTAGAGGATGTGTCCAGTTCCCTATCAGGAAAGCAAAATATGAGATCAAAATATCGCCCTACGTGAGCGGAGACATCACCAGTCTGCAG CTCCGGCCGTCCCGCTGCGCCAGGACCGTTCTTCTCTCGGGGATCCCGGATGTGCTGGATGAAGAGCTCACGAGGGACGCCCTGGAGATTCACTTCCAGAAGAGCAGCCGCGGCGGGGGAGAGGTGGATGCCCTCAGCTACGTCCCGGAGGGGCGACAGGCCGTGGCCGTGTTCAGGGAAGACGTGGGCTAG
- the RPL27 gene encoding large ribosomal subunit protein eL27 has protein sequence MGKFMKPGKVVLVLAGRYSGRKAVIVKNIDDGTSDRPYSHALVAGIDRYPRKVTAAMGKKKIAKRSKIKSFVKVYNYNHLMPTRYSVDIPLDKTVVNKDVFRDPALKRKARREAKVKFEERYKTGKNKWFFQKLRF, from the exons ATGGGGAAGTTCATGAAGCCGGGGaaggtggtgctggtgctggccggccGCTACTCGGGGCGTAAGGCCGTCATCGTGAAG AACATTGACGACGGCACCTCGGACCGGCCCTACAGCCACGCGCTGGTGGCCGGCATCGACCGCTACCCGCGCAAGGTGACCGCCGCTATGGGCAAGAAGAAGATCGCCAAGAGGTCCAAGATCAAGTCGTTCGTGAAGGTGTACAACTACAACCACCTGATGCCCACCAG GTATTCTGTTGATATCCCTCTGGACAAAACAGTTGTCAACAAAGATGTGTTCAGGGACCCTGCACTAAAACGCAAAGCAAGGCGTGAAGCAAAGGTGAAATTTGAGGAAAG ATACAAGACTGGCAAGAATAAGTGGTTCTTCCAGAAGCTACGATTCTAA
- the RUNDC1 gene encoding RUN domain-containing protein 1 — protein sequence MEAEGGPLGPGERWAPVGAVSAAAAEEEAEEEEEAVEEAAAGGSPRSVPRLRAERRRLHGALLALASHFAQVQFRLRQVARAGPAEQQRLLRDLEDFAFRGCPAPLAHGLGDAPSEREKQERIEAQKEKQRELILQLKTQLDDLETFAYQEGSYDSLPQSVVMERQRMIIDELIKKLDMDLNEDIATLSPEELRQRVDAAIAQIVNPARVKEQLVEQLKTQIRDLEMFINFIQDEVGSSGKAEDGHCECSGRKDGSSSYKPNTRSSGNRVNPEDARKMRETGLHLMRRMLAVLQIFAVSQFGCATGQIPRTLWQKDQANKDYSPLIKKLELSVDRVRQLATKHQQEDHVISYSSMQDIPLGGRDELTLAVRKELTIALRDLMAHGLYASSQGMSLVLAPIACLIPAFTPSPQTMHPWELFVKYYNTKNGQAFVESPARKLSQSFALPVTGGVAVTPKQSLLTAIHTVLTEHDPFKRSADSELKALVCMALNEQRLVSWVNLICKSGALVQSHYQPWSYMANTGFESALNILSRLSNLKFNLPVDLAVRQLKNIKDAF from the exons ATGGAGGCGGAGGGTGGCCCGCTGGGCCCGGGGGAGCGCTGGGCGCCGGTGGGCGCCgtgtcggcggcggcggcggaagaggaggcggaggaggaggaagaggcggtggaggaggcggcggcgggcgggtcgCCGCGGTCGGTTCCGCGGCTgcgggcggagcggcggcggctgcacggggcgctgctggcgctggccTCGCACTTTGCCCAGGTGCAGTTCCGGCTGCGGCAGGTggcgcgggccgggcccgccgAGCAGCAGCGCCTGCTCCGCGACCTCGAGGACTTCGCCTTccgcggctgccccgcgccgctgGCGCACGGCCTCGGCGACGCCCCG AGTGAGCGAGAGAAGCAGGAACGAATTGAGGCccagaaggaaaagcagagagagcTGATCCTGCAGCTAAAGACACAGCTGGATGACCTGGAGACATTTGCTTACCAAGAGGGCAGCTATGATTCTCTGCCACAGTCTGTGGTTATGGAAAGACAGCGG ATGATTATAGATGAATTAATAAAGAAGCTGGACATGGACTTGAATGAAGATATTGCAACACTCTCTCCAGAGGAGCTGCGACAGCGTGTGGATGCTGCCATAGCGCAAATTGTTAATCCAGCCAGGGTGAAGGAGCAGCTGGTGGAACAACTCAAGACACAAATAAGGGATCTTGAAATGTTCATCAATTTCATTCAGG ATGAAGTTGGAAGCTCTGGTAAGGCAGAAGATGGACACTGTGAATGTTCAGGCAGAAAAGATGGCAGTAGCTCCTACAAACCAAATACACGATCTTCTGGAAATAGAG TGAATCCAGAAGATGCCAGAAAGATGCGAGAAACAGGCCTGCACCTCATGCGTCGTATGCTTGCTGTGCTACAGATATTTGCTGTTAGTCAGTTCGGTTGTGCTACTGGTCAGATTCCTCGCACCCTCTGGCAGAAGGACCAAGCCAACAAGGACTATTCCCCCTTAATTAAGAAACTGGAGTTGTCTGTAGACCGGGTGAGGCAGCTAGCAACGAAACACCAGCAGGAAGATCATGTTATCAGTTACTCCAGCATGCAGGATATTCCCTTAGGAGGGAGAGATGAGCTGACTCTAGCTGTGCGGAAGGAGCTGACCATTGCTTTACGAGACCTGATGGCTCATGGGCTCTATGCCTCCTCTCAAGGAATGAGCCTGGTGTTGGCACCCATTGCATGCTTAATTCCTGCATTCACACCGTCACCGCAGACCATGCATCCCTGGGAACTGTTTGTGAAGTATTACAACACTAAGAACGGACAGGCCTTCGTGGAGTCTCCGGCTCGTAAGCTCTCCCAGTCCTTTGCCTTGCCTGTGACAGGAGGAGTCGCTGTTACCCCCAAACAGAGCCTGCTGACAGCAATTCACACGGTCCTCACTGAGCATGATCCCTTCAAGCGCAGTGCAGACTCTGAACTGAAGGCCCTAGTGTGCATGGCACTAAACGAGCAGCGCTTGGTCTCCTGGGTAAATTTGATCTGCAAATCTGGAGCTCTGGTACAATCTCACTACCAGCCATGGAGCTACATGGCAAACACAGGCTTTGAGAGTGCACTCAACATTCTCAGTCGCCTGAGCAACTTGAAGTTCAACCTCCCAGTTGACCTGGCTGTCCGGCAGCTGAAAAACATCAAAGATGCTTTTTGA